The Coleofasciculus sp. FACHB-1120 genome has a window encoding:
- a CDS encoding NAD(P)H-quinone oxidoreductase subunit F has translation MVQVLIESIWLVPCYALIGAISGLLWSPGIIRRTGPRPAGYVNLLMTFLAFVHSLVTLQAIWNQPTQEITFTWLSAAGLDLNFPLEISVINVAAIALVTGLNLLAQIYAIGYMEMDWGWARFYALLGLFEAGMCGLALCNSLFFSYVILEILTLGTYLLVGLWFSQPLVVTGARDAFLTKRVGDLIMLMPVIALYPLAGSWNFNDLAQWAKTADLDPTLAALLGLGLIAGPMGKCAQFPLHLWLDEAMEGPLPSTILRNSVVVATGAWVLIKLQPVLALSPVVSLALISIGGVTAVGASLIAIAQIDIKRALSYSVSAYMGLVFIAVGTQQDDAALLLILTHAIAMALLVMSVGGIIWNNITQDLTQLGGLWSRRPISGLAFVVGTLGLIAFPPLGSFWALLKLADGLWATQPWLVGLLLVVNVLTAFSLTRVFGLIFGGEPKPMTVRSPEAFWPLTFPMIVLAAFTLHLPLVLQSLSLLPSWATFNKDMALLLIWSSIFGCSLGGVIYLNKMWQKPVQLPWKPLQDLLAYDFYTAKIYRVSIVFSVALISRFISAFDRYLVDGFVNLVGVASLFSGQSLKYSTSGQSQAYAMTIVMGIIVLGMLLYWRFLHGALPLFVSLAQ, from the coding sequence GTGGTTCAGGTTCTCATTGAGAGTATTTGGTTAGTCCCTTGCTATGCCTTAATTGGTGCTATTTCCGGGCTATTATGGTCGCCCGGTATCATCCGCCGCACAGGGCCGCGCCCCGCTGGTTACGTTAACTTGCTGATGACCTTTTTGGCATTCGTTCATAGCTTAGTGACTCTGCAAGCGATTTGGAACCAGCCGACTCAAGAAATAACGTTTACATGGCTGTCGGCAGCGGGTTTGGATTTAAATTTCCCCCTAGAAATCTCAGTAATTAACGTTGCAGCGATCGCTTTAGTCACCGGGTTAAACCTGCTAGCGCAGATATACGCGATCGGCTACATGGAGATGGACTGGGGGTGGGCACGCTTTTATGCCTTGCTAGGGCTTTTTGAGGCAGGAATGTGTGGTTTAGCTTTGTGCAACTCGTTGTTCTTTAGCTACGTAATTCTGGAAATCCTCACCTTAGGGACTTATTTGCTGGTAGGGCTTTGGTTTAGCCAACCGTTGGTGGTGACGGGGGCGCGGGATGCGTTCTTAACCAAGCGGGTTGGGGATTTAATCATGCTGATGCCAGTTATTGCCTTGTATCCCCTGGCAGGAAGTTGGAATTTTAACGATCTAGCACAATGGGCAAAAACCGCTGATTTAGACCCTACACTAGCCGCGCTATTAGGTTTAGGTTTAATTGCTGGTCCGATGGGTAAATGTGCTCAATTCCCGTTGCATTTATGGTTGGATGAGGCAATGGAAGGGCCGCTTCCCAGTACGATTTTGCGGAACTCGGTCGTCGTGGCAACAGGTGCCTGGGTGTTAATTAAGCTACAACCTGTGTTAGCACTTTCTCCCGTAGTGTCGTTGGCGCTGATATCGATCGGTGGGGTGACGGCGGTTGGCGCTTCCTTGATTGCGATCGCGCAAATTGATATCAAACGCGCTTTATCCTATTCCGTCAGCGCCTACATGGGATTGGTGTTTATCGCCGTAGGCACTCAGCAAGATGATGCAGCTTTGTTGTTGATCTTGACTCATGCGATCGCAATGGCGCTGTTGGTAATGAGTGTTGGTGGAATTATTTGGAACAACATCACCCAAGACTTAACCCAACTCGGCGGTTTATGGTCGCGCCGTCCGATATCTGGATTAGCCTTTGTGGTTGGGACGCTAGGATTAATCGCTTTTCCGCCTCTCGGCAGCTTCTGGGCATTGCTGAAATTAGCAGATGGTTTGTGGGCAACTCAACCTTGGTTAGTCGGTTTATTGTTGGTCGTCAATGTTTTGACAGCCTTCAGTTTAACGAGAGTGTTTGGGCTGATTTTTGGTGGAGAACCCAAGCCAATGACTGTGCGATCGCCAGAAGCATTTTGGCCTTTAACTTTCCCTATGATAGTTTTGGCCGCCTTCACCCTCCACCTCCCCTTAGTGTTACAAAGCTTGTCGTTACTACCGAGTTGGGCAACTTTCAATAAAGATATGGCGCTGCTGTTGATTTGGTCTAGCATCTTTGGTTGCAGCCTTGGCGGGGTGATCTATCTGAATAAAATGTGGCAAAAACCCGTCCAACTTCCTTGGAAACCCCTGCAAGATTTGTTGGCTTATGACTTTTACACCGCCAAAATTTACCGCGTGAGTATTGTTTTCAGCGTTGCTTTAATTTCCCGCTTCATCTCTGCCTTTGACCGCTACTTAGTAGATGGCTTCGTTAATCTTGTCGGCGTTGCTTCCCTTTTCAGCGGACAAAGTTTGAAATACAGCACTTCCGGACAATCCCAAGCTTATGCGATGACGATAGTAATGGGAATTATCGTCTTAGGAATGCTGTTATACTGGCGCTTTCTTCATGGGGCTTTACCGCTCTTTGTATCCCTCGCTCAGTAG
- a CDS encoding carbonic anhydrase, translated as MNSKKQKAHFSRRNLLKISAGAVGAGVVTAGLGSKLVFPDKAVAENDMTPDQALRALMEGNQRFISRKPKNINQGFERLGAVAKTQKPFAAILSCADSRVPSEILFDRGFGDLFVCRVAGNIATPEETGSLEFGGLVLGTKVIMVMGHERCGAVDATIKGAQVPGQIGSLIEAIKPGVEKAKGKSGDSLENAIKANVMVQVEQLKSSPVIAQLIQEGKLKVVGSYYDLDTGKVTLLS; from the coding sequence ATGAACTCAAAAAAACAGAAAGCACATTTCTCTAGACGGAATTTGCTGAAAATTAGCGCAGGCGCAGTAGGGGCAGGGGTCGTAACCGCCGGACTCGGATCTAAGTTGGTTTTTCCCGACAAAGCTGTTGCAGAAAATGACATGACACCCGATCAAGCACTGCGAGCTTTAATGGAGGGTAATCAACGCTTTATTAGCAGAAAACCTAAAAATATCAACCAAGGTTTTGAACGTTTGGGAGCCGTTGCAAAAACCCAGAAACCATTTGCGGCGATTCTGAGCTGTGCTGATTCACGGGTTCCTTCTGAGATTCTCTTTGACCGGGGATTTGGCGATTTGTTTGTATGCCGCGTGGCGGGAAATATCGCCACTCCGGAGGAAACTGGCAGCCTAGAATTCGGCGGTTTAGTATTGGGGACTAAGGTAATAATGGTGATGGGGCACGAAAGATGTGGGGCGGTAGATGCCACCATTAAAGGTGCCCAAGTTCCCGGTCAAATCGGTAGCTTAATTGAGGCGATAAAACCTGGCGTAGAAAAAGCAAAAGGGAAATCCGGCGATTCCCTAGAGAATGCTATTAAAGCTAACGTTATGGTTCAAGTTGAACAATTGAAATCCTCTCCTGTCATCGCTCAGTTAATTCAGGAAGGCAAACTGAAGGTTGTCGGTAGTTATTACGATTTGGATACGGGCAAAGTTACCTTACTGAGTTAG
- a CDS encoding NADH-quinone oxidoreductase subunit M, giving the protein MLSTLIWLPFLGAALVGFLPNLSASQARLLALAIVSGILLQTGFLLTQFDLNNAGMQFSEFMPWIEKLGLNYSLGVDGLSLPLLALNSLLTWIVIYSTSKQITRPQLYYSLVMLVNAGIAGAFLSQNLMLFVLFYELELIPLYLLIAIWGGTEKRGYAAMKFLIYTALSGILILAAFLGITWLGNAPNFDYNANIAQGLPLQAQLILLTMLLVGFGIKIPLVPLHTWLPDAYVEASPPVAILLGGILAKLGTYGLVRFGLGMFPETWTIVAPGLAIIGAFSAAYGALSAIAQKDIKRMVAYSSIGHMGYVLLAAAAATPLSLLGAVMQMVSHGIILAILFHLVGVIESKVGTRDLDVLNGLLSPQRGLPLTTALLVLGGMASAGIPGMVGFIAEFLVLQGSFIVFPIPTLVCVVCSGLTAVYFVILINRTCFGKLNNSAAYYPKVEWVERTPALVLAAIIFFLGIFPNWLVRWSEPTTAAMVASMPATTTQQVAIHYQSSVQQ; this is encoded by the coding sequence ATGCTCAGCACTTTAATTTGGCTACCCTTTTTAGGTGCCGCTCTCGTCGGATTCTTACCTAACTTATCTGCTAGTCAGGCACGTTTACTTGCGTTAGCGATTGTCAGTGGAATTTTATTACAGACAGGATTTCTCCTAACCCAATTCGACCTGAACAATGCCGGGATGCAATTCTCGGAATTTATGCCCTGGATTGAAAAGTTGGGATTGAATTACAGCCTTGGTGTTGATGGTTTGTCTTTACCGCTGTTGGCTTTGAATAGCCTGCTGACATGGATTGTTATTTACAGCACCTCAAAGCAGATTACTCGTCCTCAGCTTTACTATTCTTTAGTAATGCTGGTTAATGCCGGGATTGCGGGTGCCTTCCTGTCGCAGAATTTGATGCTGTTTGTGTTGTTCTACGAACTAGAACTGATTCCGCTTTACTTGTTAATTGCCATCTGGGGTGGAACTGAAAAGCGTGGCTATGCAGCGATGAAGTTCCTCATTTATACAGCGCTTTCTGGAATTTTAATTCTGGCGGCATTTTTGGGTATAACTTGGCTGGGTAACGCTCCTAATTTTGATTACAATGCCAACATTGCTCAAGGTTTACCATTACAAGCGCAGCTAATCCTGCTAACAATGCTGCTGGTAGGTTTCGGAATCAAAATTCCCTTAGTTCCGCTGCATACTTGGTTGCCAGATGCTTATGTCGAGGCTTCCCCACCCGTAGCCATTCTTTTAGGTGGCATCCTGGCAAAGTTAGGAACCTATGGTTTGGTACGGTTTGGTTTAGGAATGTTTCCCGAAACCTGGACAATTGTGGCACCAGGGTTAGCGATTATCGGAGCGTTTAGTGCCGCTTACGGGGCGCTGAGTGCGATCGCTCAAAAAGATATCAAGCGCATGGTCGCTTATAGCTCTATCGGTCACATGGGCTATGTTCTGTTAGCCGCCGCCGCTGCTACACCGCTTAGTTTACTCGGTGCCGTCATGCAAATGGTTAGTCACGGCATCATCTTAGCCATCCTTTTCCATTTGGTGGGTGTTATCGAAAGCAAAGTTGGTACCCGCGATTTAGATGTCTTGAATGGTTTGTTGAGTCCCCAACGCGGCTTACCGCTTACCACTGCTTTGCTCGTTCTAGGCGGAATGGCGAGTGCTGGTATCCCCGGTATGGTAGGCTTTATCGCTGAATTTTTGGTGCTGCAAGGTAGTTTCATCGTATTTCCAATTCCGACCCTAGTTTGTGTGGTTTGTAGCGGTTTAACGGCAGTTTATTTTGTGATCCTCATTAACCGCACCTGTTTTGGCAAACTGAACAATTCCGCAGCCTACTATCCCAAAGTTGAATGGGTTGAGCGCACTCCAGCTTTAGTTTTAGCAGCCATAATCTTCTTCTTGGGAATCTTCCCCAATTGGCTGGTACGTTGGAGCGAGCCGACAACCGCTGCAATGGTTGCTAGTATGCCCGCGACTACTACTCAGCAAGTTGCTATCCACTACCAGTCTTCAGTTCAGCAATAG